Proteins encoded by one window of Tubulanus polymorphus chromosome 7, tnTubPoly1.2, whole genome shotgun sequence:
- the LOC141908859 gene encoding uncharacterized protein LOC141908859, with amino-acid sequence MRNFVVVICLTALTAHVCYSLLIDGGESEQKPIDGAAVLAESRRKRAITGSATHSSSSDGSKSTSGSAGHGSKDASSQSSGGADGGGSDSKASSTATDRAGHGSSRGGRSGGRSGGRSGGRSGGRSGGRSGGRSGGRSGGRSGGGRRGGW; translated from the coding sequence ATGAGGAATTTCGTGGTAGTAATTTGCCTGACGGCTCTCACTGCGCATGTGTGTTACAGTCTGCTTATTGACGGAGGGGAAAGTGAACAAAAaccgatagatggcgctgcCGTTTTGGCCGAAAGTAGACGTAAACGTGCGATAACGGGCTCAGCAACTCACAGTAGCTCGTCCGACGGGAGTAAATCCACAAGCGGATCAGCCGGTCACGGGAGTAAAGATGCCTCAAGTCAATCGTCAGGTGGCGCTGATGGCGGTGGATCCGATTCTAAAGCGTCATCGACGGCGACTGATCGCGCGGGTCACGGCAGCAGCCGTGGTGGCAGGAGCGGAGGCCGAAGTGGCGGCAGGAGTGGAGGCCGAAGTGGCGGCAGGAGTGGAGGTCGAAGTGGCGGCAGGAGTGGAGGTCGGAGTGGAGGGCGAAGTGGCGGCGGCAGGAGGGGTGGTTGGTAG
- the LOC141909184 gene encoding uncharacterized protein LOC141909184: SGNLNSKMISLIKQLKERKQFIEATLKTREEDSQRALQQDGGIPPVFNKRFFSSKGAAVVTPEARRIMAENRKRITSDKVAPLSKSEMSAMRCVVDGLRMIHRDVDYVKDCVTHCLTYEKLPPFTYVTCMQHETCLSCFYLICGVVEVTYDASCDSGVSVHEPNIIYTHSTGEYLGLISAKEGVPDLAPPSSVYTKQPCECLRIDRIKFHKLLLKRREQDCIEKMEFLNSNNCILNVLSADEKQALLQSLRKIEIPANKLVVKQGEISEYIYFIINGRCQRYRRVKITEFKEQILFELDTLEAGGCFAEECVLNSSPSECSIITKQPTTLYQLNRSEFELKDRTHLIDIVRSKINTIPDDVILKGHGYDETRWRRFKQQQVKSAILNNHSYIATRQQNINIPRIFLGKRRIESAKASCSSTAHMLAELTSPSTRSRSSLEFITTATTDTSEKIEHLAHIPASIRNDGDRRKLFIEIVKQYNKIQRNKNLPCEREEQRHLTENTHKCGPEVDARDIHNRFKADRLSIARARWKFASDSVDYNIMLLQSNNVMCSIDTGSILRNAIEGAANMAKRVQYRKDNTKPPIAWQTPIHEERDRAKQKLAFNRYRMEILRRRLRRNNDDKLPMNTTI; this comes from the exons TCCGGGAATCTCAATTCAAAAATGATATCTCTGATAAAACAGTTGAAAGAAAGGAAACAATTCATCGAAGCGACCCTTAAGACGCGCGAAGAAGACTCACAGAGGGCGCTACAACAGGATGGTGGGATTCCACCAGTGTTTAACAAACGCTTTTTCTCGTCAAAAGGTGCCGCTGTAGTCACACCGGAAGCGCGTAGAATAATGGCGGAGAACCGAAAGCGCATTACGTCCGATAAGGTGGCGCCACTCTCTAAGTCTGAGATGAGCGCGATGCGGTGCGTAGTTGACGGACTGCGTATGATCCACCGTGACGTCGATTACGTCAAGGATTGCGTCACTCATTGTTTAACTTATGAAAAACTTCCTCCGTTTACGTACGTGACGTGCATGCAGCACGAGACGTGCCTGTCGTGTTTCTATCTGATTTGTGGCGTCGTTGAAGTGACGTACGACGCGTCTTGCGACTCGGGTGTTTCCGTACACGAACCGAACATTATCTACACTCATTCGACCGGCGAATATCTCGGTCTGATATCGGCTAAAGAGGGCGTACCAGATCTAGCCCCTCCCTCGTCGGTCTACACGAAACAGCCCTGCGAATGTTTACGAATCGATCGAATAAAATTCCACAAACTACTGCTGAAACGACGGGAGCAAGACTGCATCGAGAAAATGGAATTCCTCAACAGTAACAACTGTATTCTAAACGTCCTCAGCGCCGATGAGAAACAGGCGTTGTTACAGAGTTTACGCAAAATC GAAATTCCAGCCAACAAATTAGTCGTCAAGCAAGGAGAAATATCAGAATAtatttacttcattataaatG GTCGTTGTCAGAGGTATCGAAGAGTGAAAATTACCGAATTCAAGgaacaaattttatttgaattggaCACGTTGGAAGCAG GAGGGTGTTTCGCCGAAGAATGCGTTTTGAACTCAAGCCCCAGCGAGTGCAGTATAATAACCAAACAACCAACAACGCTTTATCAACTCAACAG AAGCGAGTTTGAGCTGAAAGATCGAACTCACCTAATCGATATAGTTCGATCGAAAATCAATACTATTCCCGATGACGTCATACTGAAGGGTCACGGCTACGATGAAACAAGATGGCGTCGATTCAAGCAGCAGCAAGTCAAGTCGGCCATTTTGAATAATCACAGTTACATAGCAACGCGTCAGCAGAATATTAATATTCCGCGAAT ATTTCTCGGGAAACGTAGGATTGAATCGGCTAAAGCTAGTTGCAGTTCAACGGCGCACATGCTCGCCGAGTTAACCTCGCCCTCGACGCGCAGTAGATCATCTTTAGAATTCATAACAACAGCCACAACAGACACCAGCGAAAAAATAG AACACCTGGCTCATATCCCAGCATCGATTAGAAATGACGGGGATCGAAGAAAACTGTTCATCGAAATCGTAAAACAGTATAACAAG ATACAGCGAAACAAGAATTTACCTTGTGAACGTGAAGAACAGCGTCACCTGACGGAAAATACA CATAAGTGCGGACCGGAAGTTGACGCTCGGGATATACACAATCGCTTTAAAGCGGACAGACTAAGTATCGCCCGAGCCCGATGGAAATTCGCATCTGATAGCGTCGATTATAACATAATGTTACTG CAATCGAACAATGTGATGTGTTCTATTGATACCGGATCCATTTTGAGAAATGCTATAGAAGGAGCAGCAAACATGGCCAAAAGGGTGCAGTACCGTAAAGATAATACAAAACCGCCAATAGC ATGGCAGACTCCCATTCACGAAGAAAGAGATCGCGCGAAACAGAAACTCGCTTTTAATAGATACAGAATGGAAATATTGAGGCGTCGTCTGCGCAGAAACAATGACGATAAACTGCCGATGAATACTacaatctga